CCGCGGGCCACCCTCCGCTTGAACCGTAACCGGATCGAGCTCCTTGGCGGGCCGGTCCTAGAACCGGCCcgtggtcaacggtccgggcctGTACCGTTGACTTTCGGGCCAGTTCAGGTTTGGCCCGCCGGTTTCGGTTAGCCCGTGGCACCACTAACCTAATGTATGGCCCCAACCcctcttttcaatttttcaactGAATTCGTGCCTTTTGAATTTGTAGCACCAGGTGAatattcttttcaatttttcaaattgttttggccttccaacAGATTTTTGGGAATAATAAAAAGGAAACGGTTTttgccaaaccgaaccgaaaatttgCAGTTCAGTTTGGTTCGGGTTTGGCCCTACAAACGGTTTGGTTCGGGTTGAATTTTTAGGATCAGTTCGGGTTCGAGTTTTTcgggttcggttcggttttaacccGAACtgcccgaatgctcaccccgGCCATCCCTCTGCCTTTGCCTCTGCAAATCCAATTCCCCCGCCTCCATCTGCTACAATGAGGGAGGCGGGGGTTAGGTAGATTGTGAATATTtcttactttttttattttcaattttttttaattatattctcatttaattttattttttcttttattataatGATATTAAGGGTGTAAAGTAGTGTATTTACACAAAAGTGAttagaattaatatattttattgagtcaatatatgaaattagcctatttattatagtaaatttaaaatttagcatacgaaataattttttaaaaaattagccACTTTTTAGTAAAAAGTTATAATTACccctaataataaaaaaaattaaaaaatagcccCTCTCTCGTCCGGACGAACTCCGTTCATTGCACATGCGGAcgtattaattcaaataaaatactaacAATTAATAGTATCACAAAAGCCCATTTACAATCCACGTGCAGATGCTTATTGCAACAACCTTGGAGTGTCTTTATATATGTGCATGCTTTAGCTTAGACTGGCATGGACGAAAAATTAATCAACGTGGAGATAGGTCAAATGTTACAACAAGCAATTTATTGGGATAATTTTAGGTGTCCTTAAAAGCAAATTTTCTTCTAGTGaaagcttaaaataaaaatacaatttaatatttaatattcttTTGGAATgctaatttatttcatatactCATCAGGAAcacattatatttaaaataaagagATATCATTGTCTTTCATCAAAAACTTCAACGATTCATCTTTTAATAATTTTCTGgattattaaaaattacaaattcatatttctTCTAGAAACAATATAACATATTAATGCAATATATTAAATAAGTTTTGACAaacaatgaaaaatataacaagtaATTGCGTAATTCATATGTAAAAATCTCCGTTGacttaatattcaattcaattgGTTAAGCAAATGAAGTCAATTAAAGTAGACATATTTTATGATTCATGTGTACTATAGattgaaataaaattagaaaagcAATAGAAAAATACATATTCAAGCAATATggagataaagcaaattaatcAAAACAATGTCGATtacttccatttttttttatccaattaCTTTTATAAGAACAATGAATAATTAAACAATAGTGACACAACATTGTATGAGATTTAAAATGAAAGTCAAAGAATTTAGCAGCCAGCAATATATATAAgggatttaattaaattagagAATCAATTGAACATATGTATAATCGAATCCATCTTAGAAAACGAATATCAACTCATATATATGTTACTATAAAATAATACCTAATTGAATAGGCCAACTCAAATAATGGAGGAAGGTAGAACTCTTGTGTGGTAAAATGATGAAAGTagagaatttagagagagaaaaagaacaAAAGAGAATAAGAATATGTAAGAACGTATTATTATGAATACTAGAAaccttaatttttaaaattacaaattaaaatttaagctTGTTACATTAAATAAGGAAGGATATATTATATCCATGTTTACAATACAATGATTTTGCCCACTGAAAAGTTTGAAACAACTTGCAATCTGTGTATTATATACGTGTATGGGAGGGGGGAGTTGTGGATTCATCACTATAATAACTAGCACTATATtcattaacaacatttttaaaatttattattattctttataaaaaatatataacttTATAAAAATACTCTTGCTTTTTTGTAAAATTCCAGGGGATCCGTGCGTACGtccttcaattttttaaaaaaatagcctCCTTCACTTTCGGAATaagattcagtgtaccatactttatgtctcactttgtgtcccactttcaattttgcttaattttttatatatattttcttcaattttaactttttatactttagtttaattttgtgattattaactagggtttatttcatcaatttagggtatataattattttttatcatttaatttcacttttattagctaataataggttgataaattcaaagtcatggtatatgctttttaaaaaatttaattttttgaaataaaaatgaaatataattcatagtattataataaattttatttttataaaaaatatttttaaaataataaatataaacatgggacacagtggcacacataagattgtgggacactggatctcattcCTTCACTTTCTTACATGTGAACACTTCTTTACTCCGTCAATTTCCTTctagtataatttttattattttaataatatttattgtaaacataaaaattattattatgtaataaattctaattaatatttattactaaaaattgaaattgatataccttaattttataataataaattactccatttgtcccacttcaagtgtcttgttttccttttttgtaAACTCATTGCTTCCTAATATTTTTGTACAATGTCACGGAGAATCACTCAAGTCTTTGTTCATAAATCACGGAGTATTAATTGGGATGAGATCCAGTATCCCACAATcttatgtgtgccactgtgtctcatgcttatatctattattttaaaaatattttttataaaaataaattttattataatactatgaattatatttaatttttatttcaaaaaattaaattttttaaaaagcatataccatgactttgaatttatcaacctattattagctaataaaagtgaaattaaatgataaaaaataattatataccctagattgatggaataaaccctagttaataatcacaaaattaaattaaagcataaaaagttgaaattgaagaaaatatatatataagaaattaaacaaaattgaaagtaggacacaaagtgggacataaagtgttATACACTGAATCTTATTCCGTATTAATTAAGCCTAATTCTAATTGGGCATCGACCTTTGCAAATGGAGAAAAAAATGCTGCAATTGCAAACTATTTGTTTTCTCAGTTGAATACTagattagttaattaattaaattccaAGTCTCCCACCGTCGCATCATCATTTTACAAACttcaattatttttcatttacaaATTAAACTATCAAAATGCGAGTGCTTATGTAGTGCGTTATCGTAtgttttactatatatatatataatacatgcACGAGCAACCCGCCCATTGCTTCTCAATAATTTTGTACAATGTCAATGGAAATCACTCAAGTCTTTGTTCTTATAATCCTCGGAATTGTTGTATGTTTGAGCTCGAGCATACAAGAAGACACCATTTCAGGCGGTGTTGTCATCAAAGATTCAGAAACCATCGTATCCGAAAAGCAGATATACAAATTAGGATTCTTCACTCCTGCAAACACCACCAACCGCTACGTAGGTGTCTTCTTCGCCTTCTCAGAGGAAACAGTGATATGGGTCGCCAACAGAGAGAAACCCCTCAAAGATGCTTCTGGCGCCATAACTCTATCCCAAGACGGCAATCTCGTGGTCATAGACGGAGCTAATCAAACCGTCTGGTCCACCAATCTCACTACCTCCCCCGTCAACTCCACAGTCCAAATCCTCGACACCGGAAATCTCGTTTTGCGGGACGTTGCCACGGGAGACACGCTATGGCAGTCTTTCTCAGAACCAACGGACGTGGTGGTGCCGGGCATGACGTTGAGCCAGAACGTGAATACAGGGAAGCATGTGGTGGTGTCGGCGTGGAAAAACACCAGCGATCCGGAGATAGGGAGCTTCACCGCCGGCCTCGACGTCATAAACGGGATCCCACAACTTTTCGCATGGAATGAGGGGCGGCCGCACTGGAGGAGCGGGCCGTGGAACGGGCTGATATTTCTGGGGATAAAGGAGATGTTCTACGCCTACTTGGACGGCTTCACTCAAGTGACGAACGACAGCGCTGGCAATTTCTTCTACACCAAGCCGCAGGAGAATGTGTACATAACGGCCAGCGTAAATTCTTCGGGAAATGTGTTGCGGAAAGTATGGAATGGCATCGAGAAGAGATGGGTCGTGGAGTGGACGACTCCTGAAAACGAATGCGATGTTTATGGCAAGTGCGGGCCCTTTGGTAGCTGTAATGCTCTGCAGTCGCCTATCTGTACATGTTTGAGAGGATTTGAGCCCGCGAAGGAGGATGAATGGGGGAGAGGGAATTGGACTAATGGTTGCAGGAGGAGAAACCAGTTGCAATGTGGAAAAGGAGATCGATTTCAGAGGTTCCAGTATATGAAGGTTCCTGACTTTGCTCAACCCTTGCTTTCTAGGGTGCAAGACGAATGTCGAACCACATGTATGGCCAATTGCTCCTGCATAGCTTATGCTTATGATCCTAACATTGGTTGTATGTTTTGGAACAATACCTTGATTGACACTCAGGAGTTTGATCGCGTTGGTGTCGATCTCTACATTCGTCTCTCTGCTTCTGAATTCGGTAATTTTCTTCATAAATATTGTGAGGAAATTTTTAATGTTGGGTCGAATGATTAATCAAGAGTTAACCCAATTGAAATGATCACTTTCTTTATCCAGATAGCCACAAGGGGAGAAAGTTGTACATCATAATTCCAGTAGCTGTAGGCGTTTGCATATCTATTATGATCTTCATTGCTTGGTGGTTGATGGTAAAGAGGAAAGGTATTGGCCTATTCACCTATTATTACTTGAACATAATAAGGGTATTTGCTGCTATATATGCCACTCTTAAAATGATCATCATGCTTTTTTTGTCAAATCGGGGGATAAAGCAAAAGATACAAGTATTTTGGAAGCAGGCCAAATGTTCACAACGGATTCAACTGCAATCGTACTCAGAGATGAATCAAACGAAGTTAATATTGGGGAGTTGCCAAAGTTCACTTTCAAGATGCTTGCTAAGGCAACAAACCAGTTCCATGAAGATAATCTTCTTGGGAGGGGTGGTTTTGGTCCTGTTTACAAGGTACAAAAACTCTTACAATTTGATGCCTGCACTCAATTCTGCCCATTGATCAATGGCAAGTTGATCAAATCTTGTATGTGTATTTTGCACGGTAGGGAATTCTGGCGAATGGGAAAGATATTGCTGTGAAGAGACTATCAGCAGATTCTGGACAAGGAGTGCAAGAATTCATGAATGAAGTGATTGTGATTTCTAAACTCCAACATAAGAATCTTGTCAAACTGCTGGGAGGTTGTGTTGAGAAAGAAGAGAAGATTCTGATATATGAATACATGCCAAACAAAAGCTTAGACGCTTGTCTCTTTGGCAAGCTCAACCGATCTCATTCTTCTTATGCATTATTCAAAATCATTTTCAGCAGCAAAGGTTGTTATAAAATCAttttcaacatatatatatatatatatatatatatgttttaatttgGCAGGTCCTACAAATCCAGCAAAGAAGTTGTTAGATTGGAAAATGCGTTACAATATTATCGATGGCATTGGACGAGGCATCTTGTACCTTCATAGGGACTCCAGATTGAGGATAATTCACAGAGACCTGAAGTCAAGTAATGTATTGCTAGACCAAGACTGGAATCCAAAAATCTCCGATTTTGGCATGGCAAGAATATTCGGAGGCAACGAAGACCATGGCAGTACTGCAAGAGTCGTAGGAACATAGTATGTATCAGTTATGTTGCTGAGAATAAACCTGTAAGTTTTGCTAACACAATAAGATAAATTTTACAGCGGATACATGGCGCCAGAATACGCAATGGAAGGCAGATTTTCTGAAAAATCTGACGTATATAGTTTTGGGGTGCTGATTCTGGAGATTATGAATGGGACAAAGAACACACACTATTGGAATGATGAATGGTCATTGAGCCTTATAGGATGTGTAAGTAGTTGTCAACTTTCACATATTAATCTtttgaaatgaaataatatGTTTGAATTGCAGGCGTGGAAAATGTGGAGTGAGGGTAATGGGTTGAGTTTTGTGAAGGAAAGCATAGCAAGTAGGGAGATGGAGAAAGAGATGGTTCGATGCATTCGGATAGGTCTGCTGTGCGTCCAAGAACTTCCCAATGATAGACCTGCCATTGAAATGGTGCTGTCGATGCTGAGCGGTGATATTGTGGAGCTGGCAACGCCCAAGCAGCCAGTGTTTGCAGTAAATGGATCAACACCCCATGTGATCCACTCTAATAACAACCTCACTCTTAGTGTGCTTCATGGCCGATGAATCTATCAATTGTATTATACACTTTTCTTTTCCTAGAGCTATGTGTATTGTGTGAAATTACTCTCTGGGGCGTCTTCACTCTGACTCTTCTTCTTCACTTTTCAGTTGAATTTGTTTGATATATCTATTTTACTACAAATTAAAACATTATGTTGTTATTGCAACGATTTATACAACAAACTCAACATCGGATCAAAATTGATTGAGACGCAATTTACTTATCCTAAAagctataataataataataataataataataataataataataataataataatacattaGAATTATGCGTCCATTGAAAACTAACGCCTATAATTTAACTAggttttatttatcatttttatctcaatttatataccaaacacacccttagtactccctccatcccataaattttgacacgtttggtttcggtaCGGGAaataaggagttgtagattagtgttaatgaagtataaaagtaatatagtagaagagaaaatgtaataaaagtgataaagtagaagagagaatttaataattattatcttatttgaaaatgtgtcaagattcgtgggacggagggagtacttaaaaaaattcataaaaagaTATGGAGGCTCTAAATTGGTTAAGTTGCCTTAATTATACTCAATTAATAAACATATAATTATAGTGTATGCCAGTGTATAAAATAATTGTAACGTACTGCGCTGGTGCAACACTCGTTAAAATAACTAACCTTTCTCAATGTTAGCATAGTGTTCCATCATTGTCTTTAGTTTCAAAATTTCAACCTATGGTGGATGTAGTGAGCCATTGACattattatcttaaaataatataaaaaatattattaaaataaatttttggcATATAGACTACAATAATTGGTCATTAGTTTTTGACGAATAATTGGTCATTAGTTAATATAATAACTTAAGAAAATGGAATTGATAACGATAGTCAGTTAAAATAATACGCAAATATAGTAATATCTTGAATTTATAGTCATTTATGTAGTcagtttctattttatatatttataatattttagaattaaattaattttatataaaatcctacatatattatagcaaaataaatcttatcctatgtggcatcgtataatcacttcattctaattttcgtcaattctcattcattcttatttatttatatatttctaatcaatt
The genomic region above belongs to Salvia miltiorrhiza cultivar Shanhuang (shh) chromosome 5, IMPLAD_Smil_shh, whole genome shotgun sequence and contains:
- the LOC130985630 gene encoding G-type lectin S-receptor-like serine/threonine-protein kinase At1g11330, whose protein sequence is MSMEITQVFVLIILGIVVCLSSSIQEDTISGGVVIKDSETIVSEKQIYKLGFFTPANTTNRYVGVFFAFSEETVIWVANREKPLKDASGAITLSQDGNLVVIDGANQTVWSTNLTTSPVNSTVQILDTGNLVLRDVATGDTLWQSFSEPTDVVVPGMTLSQNVNTGKHVVVSAWKNTSDPEIGSFTAGLDVINGIPQLFAWNEGRPHWRSGPWNGLIFLGIKEMFYAYLDGFTQVTNDSAGNFFYTKPQENVYITASVNSSGNVLRKVWNGIEKRWVVEWTTPENECDVYGKCGPFGSCNALQSPICTCLRGFEPAKEDEWGRGNWTNGCRRRNQLQCGKGDRFQRFQYMKVPDFAQPLLSRVQDECRTTCMANCSCIAYAYDPNIGCMFWNNTLIDTQEFDRVGVDLYIRLSASEFDSHKGRKLYIIIPVAVGVCISIMIFIAWWLMVKRKAKDTSILEAGQMFTTDSTAIVLRDESNEVNIGELPKFTFKMLAKATNQFHEDNLLGRGGFGPVYKGILANGKDIAVKRLSADSGQGVQEFMNEVIVISKLQHKNLVKLLGGCVEKEEKILIYEYMPNKSLDACLFGPTNPAKKLLDWKMRYNIIDGIGRGILYLHRDSRLRIIHRDLKSSNVLLDQDWNPKISDFGMARIFGGNEDHGSTARVVGTYGYMAPEYAMEGRFSEKSDVYSFGVLILEIMNGTKNTHYWNDEWSLSLIGCAWKMWSEGNGLSFVKESIASREMEKEMVRCIRIGLLCVQELPNDRPAIEMVLSMLSGDIVELATPKQPVFAVNGSTPHVIHSNNNLTLSVLHGR